The genomic window TGCCACGATTGGACGACCGGGCTCGTCCCGGTCTATCTCAACACGACCGAGTACGGCACGCCGCTGGGGCGCGCGGCCAGCGTCTTTACGATTCACAACCTCATGCATCAGGGCATTTTCGGGCGAGAGATCCTCGATTTTGCCGGGCTGCCTCCCGATGTCTTCCGCCCCGACAACCTGGAGTCGATGGGCCTGGTCAACATGATGAAGGGCGGCATCTATAACAGCACGAAGATCACCACCGTCAGCCCGCACTACGCCTCCGAAATCCAGGGGCCCGAATACGGCTGCGGGCTCAACCACGTGCTCAAGTACCGGGCCGGGGACCTGATCGGGATCATCAACGGCATCGACACCGACGAGTGGAACCCCGCCACGGACAAGCACTTGCCCGCCACTTTCAGCGCCCGCGACCTCTCCGGCAAGGCCGTCTGCAAGCGCAAGCTTCAGGAAAAACTCGGCCTTGAGCACAAGCCCGAGGTGCCCGTCTTCTGCGCGGTGGCGCGGCTGTTCGAGCAAAAGGGGCTCGACCTGCTGGCCGAAATCGTGCCGTGGATCATGAGCGAGATGAAGATCCAGATCGCCCTGCTGGGGGCCGGTGATGGCCGTCTGGAGCAGGCATTCCTTGATTTGCAGGCCCGCTATCCGGGCCGGGTGGGCGTCTATATCGGCTACAACAACGCCCTGGCCCACCTGATGGAAGCCGGGTCGGACTTTTTTGTCATGCCCAGCCGTTTCGAGCCCTGCGGACTCAACCAGATGTACTCGATGGCCTACGGGACGCTCCCCATCGTTCGCTCCACTGGCGGGCTCGTCGATACCGTCGAGCAGTACGTCGAAGGTCGCCAGCGCGGGACGGGTTTCCGTTTCGAGGAGGCCAGTGCCAAGGCGCTTTACTACGCGATTGGCTGGGCCTGCTCGACTTGGTATGATCGCCCCGAGGACTACCGCATGCTCCAGCAGAACGCGATGGGCCGGGACCTGAGCTGGACCTACTCGGCGCAGAAATACCTCGATGTGTACCACTGGGCCCGTGACGCCCGCCTGCAAGGGCTCGGCCTGCTCGAACGCGCCCAGCACGACGGCTGAGGCGAGAGCATATTCGCTTTAATCTGTCGCCTGAGGTGGGGAAATGTCTTGAAGCCTCGCCAGGCGGCAGCGGGTGTAGCGGGCTGGAAGCCCGTAAGCCCGCTGCCAACACCGCGAGCTCCAAGACAGGCCCCATCCGAAGGACTGGCTGCTTTTGGGCCCCGGCGGCGTTCCTTTCATGGGGGCAGGGCTTCTAGCCCAACCACCATGAAAGCGCCTTGCCGGAACTCAAAAGCAGCTCAGCCTCAAGCGACAGATTAAAGCGAATATGCTCTATCTGCCCGAAATACCTGTTGGAATAAGAAGGGAGCGTCTCCGCGAAGTGACGATAAACCGGGAGGGGACTTTCTTTGGTGTTCTTTATCTTAGAGCGTTTCAAATAAAGTCGTAGCCTTCACAAAAGGGTCGAATGGCTAAATGATTAAATGGTTAATTGTTATTTCCTACGTTCGGAATCCAACAATTAACAATTAGCCATTTAGCTATTCAAATTTTGTGGCTACAGTATTTTTTGAAATGCACTAAAGGCGTTGAAGGCTGGCCTGGAAGGTGGCGAATAATGGATTTTGCCAGTTTTTGGTGGAAGTCTTCTTCTGGGCCATGTTTCGCTTGCCTAGGCATGGTGCAAGCTATACCGTTGTCGGTTCCTTATCGCTGGAATTGCCCTTATGGATTGCCGCTCAGCCAAACGCCTGTACTCCTCCGACGCCCTTGAGGTGTGGTTTCGGAAGCTTTGTCAGGACTGGGAACGCGCTTTCAGCGAGGGGCAGTTGCGTGAAGGCCGTGCCTGCTACCGCGACGGCGGCATCCGAGAGATCGAGCTGACCGCCGAGGACGCGATTATCCACGGCAGCTGGCGCGATGAGGAGAGTTACGCCGTCATCGAGTGGAACCACAACAAGCTCCACGTACGCGGTTCGACCGAAGACATCTCGCGGGGCAAGTGTCTGGCCGCCGCCGGCCTCTACGAGATCGAGGAACTGATCGCGGAGGAAATTTCCCCGCTCCCGACTGAGCGGCCCAAGACCGTCACCACGAGCGATGACGAGAAGCCTGCCGCCGAGTCCTCCAATGGAGATTCTCCCCCCGTGCCCAGCGAGGGCACCCCAATCCTCAGCGATACGCGCGAGCTGCAGCTCGATTTCAGCGCCTCGGAACTGGGGTTGGACTTCGCCGTTTACTGGCTGGACAACAACGTGAAAGTCGCGGCCCTGGGCGAGGACGCGCTCACCGGGGACAGCTTGTCAGCCGCCGACCGCGAGAAGCTCATCCGGCTGGCCAACTTCGCCCGTAAGGCGGGTTTCCGCTTCTCCGGCGAGACCAACCGCTACCTGCTCGCCCGACTCGACGAGGTGCCCGGCTTCCTCACGAACGAGTTGCCCCGCTGGCGCAAGTACTTCGCCTGCCTGCTCACCCCCGACGCGCTCGCGCTCAAGAACGGCATCCGCGACCTCGACATTTCCGCCCAGGCGCACGAGATTAACGGCGAGGCCTTCGAGTTGAACTGGCGCTTCGAGCTGGACGGCGAGAACATTTCCGAGTTGGCCGCGCAGAACCGTTTTTTCCGCGGCGAGAGCCTGGTCTTCCTCAAGGGGCGCGGTCTGGTCCGGGTCAACAAGCGCCAGACCGAGGCGCTGGCCGACTGGCGTTCGTCGCTCAACCAGCAGGGCAACGGCGTGCTCCCGCTCTACCTGCTGTGCTCGCTCTTCGGGCGCGAGGAGGTGAAGCTCGACTTGAGCGAAGGGCTCGACAGTTGGCGTCGCCGCCTGACCTCGCCCGGCAGTGACAAAAAGGACAAGCTCTTGCCGATCTTGCGCCCTTATCAGCGCCACGGCTGCCATTGGCTCGCCCATCTTTGCGCCAACGGTTGCCACGGGCTGCTCGCCGACGAGATGGGCCTGGGCAAGACGCTTCAGATCCTCTCGCTGCTGGTGGCGCACCCCGTAGCGGGCAAGCGCTCTATCATTGTGTGCCCGGCCAGTGTGGTGCCGGTCTGGCAGAGCGAGCTGCGCAAGTTTTTCCCCGATCAGGTCTGCCGCATCCTGCGCAAGGACGAGAATTTCTCCGTTTCGGACGAGCCGTGCCTGTGGATCGCCAGCTACACGCAACTGCGCCGTCACAAGCCGCAACTCGACCAGGTGAACTTCGGCTACGCCGTGCTCGACGAGGCCCAGTACATCAAAAACCCGGAGGCCAAAGTCACGCAGGCGTGCATGAGCATCCGGGCCGAGCACCGGATCGCCATGACCGGTACGCCGCTCGAAAACCGCTTCCTGGACCTGTGGACGATTTTCCGCTTTCTCATGCCGGGCCTGCTCGGCAGCCGCCGCCGCTTCGAGGAGCACTACCAGGCCGACCCCGAAGGGTTTATGAAAAAGGTCGGCGTGCAGATCGCGCCCTTCGTCCTGCGCCGGACCAAGGACAAGGTGCTCAAGGAGCTGCCGGGCAAGGTCGAGAGCGATCTGGTCTGCTCCATGACCGAACTCCAGCGCCGCCTCTACGCGCAACTGGCGGAGGAGGGCGTGGCCCGCATGGGTGACAACCTCGGCGAGTACACGGCGGAAAACACCTTCAGCCTGCTGACCCTGCTGACGCGCCTGCGGCAGGTCTCCTGCGACCCGGGCCTGCTCCCGTGGATGAAGCAGACCGACTGGCAGCAGAGCGGCAAGCTGCTCACGCTGGTGGACCGTCTGCGCGAAGTCGTGGCCAGTGGCCACAAGGCCGTCGTCTTCAGCCAGTTCGTCAGCTTCCTGGACCGGGTGAAGCTGATGCTCGACATCGAGCTGCCCGGCCTGGAACTGCACACCCTCACCGGCAAGACCGCCGACCGCGCCAAGCCGGTGGAGGCTTTCCAGAGCACGAAAAATCCCGCCGTCATGCTGGTCAGCCTGCGGGCGGGGGGCACCGGGGTCACCCTCCACAGCGCCGACTACGTCTTTCTGCTCGACCCGTGGTGGAACCCGGCGGTCGAGAACCAGGCTATCGACCGCGTGCACCGCATCGGCCAGCGCAAGACGGTTTTCGTTTACCGCCTCGTCACGGCCGGGACGGTCGAGGACCGCGTCCAGCAGCTCAAGTCCAGCAAGCGCTTCCTCTTCGAGGAGACCATGCGGGCCGCTCCCGGCGGGGCCGACTTCACGCAATACTTCCACTCGCTCCACGAGTTGATCGATCTGCTGCCCGACAAGGGCGGGGATTGAGTTTGCGGGGAAGAAGAGCCGAGGCTTTTTCTCTGATGCAAGGAGAGCGGGTGACGCTGGCTGGCCGGGATCGCCAGCGATTGTTACGGTAATGTCACATTCCGGCCATTGCCTTTGCCTGCGCGGCGTGCATCTTATTTTCGTTGAACCTTTCGGTGAAACCGGCCATCTGCATGAGCTTGCGCGGATGGCGGGGATTTCCGGACGGATCAAGTCCCTGTTCTCACTCTCCGCGCGCCGTCGCCGGATTTTTCTATAAAACCAACACCCGCATGCACCCGTTTTACCAGGCTGAACTCAAGCAGATCAGACAGAATCTTGTCCTGATGGGCGAGCGTGCGATCGAGGTGGTGCGGCTGGCGGTGCAGTCGCTGGTGGAGGGCGACCCCGTGATGTCGGAGAAGGTCATCGAAATGGACGACCGGATCGACGAGCTGGAGCTGGCTATCGACAGCGAGGCCATCCGCTACATTTCCCTGCGCTCGCCGGTCGCCTCCGACCTGCGCCTGCTGACTATGGCGATGAAGGCTTGCCACGACCTGGAGCGCGTCGGCGACGAGGCGACCACCATCGCCAAGTACGCCCGGCGCATGCACGAGAACTACCCGCCGAAAAAGCTTCATGCCATCCCCGCCATGGCCGAGTTGGTCATCGAGCAGTTGCGCAACGCGATGGACAGCTTTATCGGCGACGACGCCAAGGTCGCCTACTCCGTGCCCAAGCAGGACCGCCAGATCGACGACCTGCACCGGAAGAATTACCGCGACCTCACGGCGGGCATTCGCGCTGAGCCGACGCTGACCGAGCAGTCAATCGAGCTGATTTTCGTCTCCAAGGCGCTGGAACGCATCGGCGACCACGCCACCAATGTGGCCGAGGACGTCATCTACCTGCTAGAAGGCGATGACGTGCGTCACACCGAGGCGGTCAAACGCTCGGTGCAGGGTTAAAAAGCGCAGTTGCTCTGGTCGAAGTATTCTCAAGCGAGGTGTAGCCTCTATGCACTGTTCCGTACGGGCACCTACTGCGGGTGCCATGTGTAGTCGCTGTCGAGATAGGGCAGGGCAACTTCGAGGGCGTCCTTATCCTCAAGAATATACCGGGAATAGTCCTCCTGGGTTTGCAGAACAACCCCCTCCACGGCGGCGAAAAGCCGGACCGTTTCCATAATGGGGGCTGGGAGGCGGGAAAGGTCAATTTTCATGATGGGTGTGGGGATGTTGTTCAGCATGCTTATCGGGGCCGTCCACGGACCCAGCGCAGGCAATGGGCGGGTGTCTCTGATACGAGTCCGCCATACTTGAGAGCGTCGATGATGAGGTTGTATTCCCGGGGGGTGGTTTTGCTTTTCAAACGTGCGTACAACTCATCCGACGAAATTTCCCCCGCGTCGCGGATGGCCCTCGCGATGCAGTGAAAGGTAATAACCGTTTCCGTTATCTGCTGACGGAACGCGGGAGAGCGTGAAGCTTCTGTCAGATCCTTGGGCATGGGGCGTCAGTTGCTCGAATTTTTGTTATCTGTTGGATATCTATAAACACTCTATTTAGTGCGGTGTTTCAAGCCGTAATTTACGAGCATCATATGGGAGTGCCCAATTCCTACGAAGCCCTCGTCCATAACCTGCGTCACTTGCGTGAACTCAATCACTTGACTCAGGAACAAGCTGCCGAAAAAGCGGGCCTGGACTACAAGCATTACCAGGGGATTGAGGCCGGACGGCGTCCGGAATTACGGCTCTCCACGATTGACAAGCTGGCTGCCGCCTATGGCAAAGAGGCTTGGCAACTGCTGTGGCTCGGCCCGCAGGACCGCGTCGTTATGAAGAGGCCTCCGGGCCGTCCGCCGAAGACCGCCTCCAAGGAGCAACCAGATCAGAGCCGCTCGCGCAGTCCGGTAAAATAGCTCCTGCTCTCGGGGAGTCCGCCGGGGCGGTTACGGAGCAACCATTGGGACTCGTGGCAGGAGAGCGCTTCCTCCAACTGCGGGAGAAGTGTCTCCCGGGATTTGCCCGTGCGGATGGATTCCAACCGTGCCAGTGCGAGCCGGGTCAGTCGGAGGGATTGCGCGGCCTCGTCGCGGAGCCAGTCCGCGTCCGGACAGCGCGGGCAGGCGCGTGACAGGTGCGCCTCGGCCTCATCGAGCCGGGTGGCGATGGCGACGCTCTCGACCGGAGTGATCTTCTCGGCCAGTGCGCGGACTTCGTCGATCTCGGCGAAGAGCCCTCGGAAAAGCACGCTGCGGTTATGCTGGCGATGGGTGGTGAGTGACTCGACCGAACCGAGCGCGGCCAGGGTGCGGGCAAACTCGCCGGTGGTGTCGTTGAGTAAGCGAGTACTTAAAAACTCCGGCCAGCGTTCGACGTTGGCGGCTGCGCCTTCCCAACTGTATTGAGAACCCATGACAAGTGCGGGTAGCGACAGCGCGTAAGGCTGGATGTGCCCCTGATCTCCCCAGTGGGTCAGGAGCAGACCGTGGGCTCCGTGCCGGAGGCCCTCGCGGGTGGCCAGAGCGATGTTCGCCTGGGCGGTTTCGAGTCGCCCGTGGGTGCTCAGCCAGGTGGAGTCGCCCGGGGCGACCTGGAACTCCAGTCCGGCGGCGGCCATCTGCGCGCATTGCTCGGCAAAGGGGTGATCGCGTTCGTAGCCCCAGACGACGGGAACGCTCCCGGCGGGCAGGCGATCGATCAGTTCGGGGCGCTTGAGCACGATGTCGGCCCAGAATAACATCTGGTGGCCGTGCTTTTCGACCAGTTGGCCGATCTTTTCCAGAAACTCCAGATAAATTTCCTCGATGCCCTCTGCCTCTACCTGCGGACGGCTCCAGCCCAGCCCGAGGTCGAAGGTCTCGTCGCAGCCGACGTTGACGCGGCGGCTGCGGAAGTGCGGCAGTAGCTGGGTGTAAAGTTCGTCGAGAAAGGCCAGACTGTCGGCGTTGGGTTTGAGCGTCGCGCCGTAGGGGCGGAAGTCCCCGAAGGGTGAGGTAAAGCCGTCCGGGCACTCGGCCAGGTGACGGTAGGCGGGGTGGCGCAGCCAACGTTCGAGGTGGCCGAAGGAGTTTTGGTTCGGGACCAGTTCGATGTGGCGGGCGGCGCAGGCGGCGTCGAGTTGCTCGATCTCCTCGCCGGTCAGCGGCGAGCTGTCGCGCCAGACGCTCTCATGCCCGGTGTAGGCGAAGGTGTGCTCGGTGTAGAGCTGGAGCTGATTGTAGCGCAGCGTGGCCAGCCGGTCCACCAGCCGCAGCAGCTCGTCCATCGTCGGCACCTTGCAGCGGCTGATGTCGAGCATGTACCCGCGCTCGCGGAAGGCCGGCCCGTCGCTGATTTCCAGCCGGGGAAGTTGCCCCTCCGGCGACTGTGCGCGGATCTGGGCCAGCGTGTCGTCGGCGTAGGCGAGAGCGGCTGTATCGCCTCCGGTGATTTCGATTTTGTCCGGGCCGATGCGGAGTGTGTAGTGCCCAGGAGCCAGGTTGTCATGGATTTTGGATACAAAGAGCGCGTCGTGCGGGGATGCCGTGCCGGGGTGGAGTTTCAGGCTGCGAGGCTGGGGAAACAGGTGCATGAGACTGAAAGGGTGCAGGGCATTGCCGTGAGGCTGGTGGAGGGGGATGCGTCAACTGCAAGAGAGTGCGTCGAGAGTCTTCAGGACAATGGCCTCGTCCGGGCCCAGTGTCTCGCGCACACGATAGAGCACGCGCGCGGTTTCAGCATAGTCGGCCTCCTGCCCGGTGCGCCGGTGGTAAAGTTCGCGGATGAAGCGCACGGCCCGGTCGATGAGCTTGTTGTTGGAGGGCTTGACCCAGGTCATAAGGTTGCCCTCGTATCGCCCGAGACGGCCCATGACCAGAGTCGAATGCGTGTTGAGCAGAAGTTTGAGTAAGAGGTGACGGAAAAGCAGCGGCTGTTCCGCGAGGGCGAGTTGGTGACTGACTGGCCCAAGGTTTAGTGAAATGCCGGTTTCGGATTGAAGGATGCAAAATGTATCGGAATTTTTACTACGTCGATGGGTGCGGGCTTTTAGAGAAATATCAAATCCGAGCAGGGTTTCCAGCCCGGCCACGGAGCGGCACTCTTCCCATTCCAGGCATCGCGGGGTGCGCCGCAGCAGATGTGCCCAGGCGGCGGCGGAGTCAGGTGAATGCGGCAGGCAGAGGTAGCAGAGGCTGGCCGGCTGGCCAGGCAGGCGTGTGTTTTCAAAAGCGGGCAGGGAAAAGGTCGGGGAGCGCTCGGTGGTGTCAGCCAGCACGGTGATGCCATAGGCATCGGTCTCGTAGAGGATGTGCCCACCCGCAGTGTAATGATCGCTTTCGGCCGCGATAAATTCAGCCAGAAAACCCCAGTCTGTTTTCATGGCCAGTCGGTTGAAATCCTCCAGCGCGGCGGGGACCTCTTTCGGTGCTGCGTGATGCTCCAGCGCGAGCCCGGCGGCGAGCATCTGGACCGTGCTGGCCTGCATGCGGGTACTGCCGGTCAGCGCCATCGGGCCGACGCAGAGGTTGAGTTTGTGGATACCGGGGTGCTCCAATACGCGTCGGGAACGTTCGGCCACGCGGGCCAGCGTTGTATCCGGATTACAATACAGGAACCACGGCTTGCGCCGGGAGATCGTGGCGGCGGCTTCACACGCGCCAATGACGAAAGGCGTTTCGCCGCCTTCGGTAATGGCCAGCAGCAGGTCCTTTTCGCCAAAGCCCAGTTCGCGCAACTGGCGTTCGCCATAGGCGGGAAAGTCCTCAAAGCCCTCCAGTGAGCGGATGAGCGCAGCGTCGCCCCCGGCCATGAATCCGGTGACACGCCCGGCTAATTCGGGAGGCAGTATGCCTTCGCGACTCAGGGTTTCCAGCGCGAGTGAGAGCCGTCCGGTCGCTCCGCAGCCACAAAGAAAGACGTTGCCTCCAGCGGCGAAGGTATCCCCCACGGCGGCGGCCAGTGCTTGTATGCCGTTGGCGCAGGCGGAGAGTTTTTCCAGCGCAAGGCGGTCCACCTCTTTAAGCGTGGCGACGGCCTGCGGGAGATCGTGGCGGGCGAGTTCGGAGAGGTTGCGAGTGAGGGGGTGGGGCTGCTCCGTCACGAGTTCGCCGAGGCGGAACTGGTCCGCCATGAAGAGAAATTCATCCGCGTTGGCTGCTGTTTTCATGGGGGAGAAAGGAGAATGTGTTGAGATAAAAACTATATGTTATTCGTGTGGTCAGATGAAGTCACGTAAAGTTTTTTGGGTACGGGGGGCAAGCTAGGCGATTTTGCACGAATGCCATAGGGGGTATAAAAAACGCCGGGCGATGAAGCCCGGCGTCGAATATAAATCGGATAGTATGTCGCGAACCGTGTGGTGTCGGTCAGGCTTCCACGTCCCAGCTTTGGAGGATGCGCAGGTAGTTGGCGCGCTCGATAGCTTCAGGGTTTGGGGCGTGCTGGTAGCTCATACTCCCCTTCATCTGTTCGAGCGAGTCGTACTCCTTCTCCTCCATCCACTGGGCCATTTCGTTGCGCAGCTTGGTGAGTTGCGGCAGGCCGTGGCGCAGGAGGGTGGAGACGAGCTGGATGCAGTCTGCCCCGGCCATGACGGCCTTGATCGCGTCCTCGGCGGTGTGGACGCCGCCGGTCACGGCGAGGTCCAGTTGTGTGCGACCGGAGAGGATGGCGAGCCAGCGCAGGCGCAGCAGCAGCTCGGAGGAGTCCGACAGCTTGAGCGAGGGTACGGCCTCCAGGTTTTCGATGTCGATGTCCGGCTGGTAGAAGCGGTTGAAGATGACGGCGGCATTGGCCCCCTTGTCCTCAATGCGCTTGATGAAGTTAGGCAGCGACGAGAAGAAGGGCGAGAGCTTGACTGCCAGCGGCAGCTTCACGCTCTGGCGCACCTTCTCAACGATTTCGACGAAGTTGCCCTCGACCTGTTCGCTGCTTTCCTCCGCCGAGCGGGGCTGGTAGTAGAGGTTCAGCTCCAGTGCGTCGGCTCCGGCCTCCTCCATGTACTTGGCGTACTCCGTCCAGGTACCCAGATTGGTTCCGTTGAGCGAGGCAATGACCGGGATGTCAACGGCCTGCTTGATCTCGCGGATGCGCTCCAGATACTCGTCCGGGCCGAGGTCGAACTCGTCCGCCGACGGGAAGTAGCTGGTCGCCTCGGCGAAGGAATCCTCATGGCTGAGAACGTGCTTCTGGAGGCCTTCCTCATGGTGGATGATCTGCTCCTCGAAGAGCGAGTTCATCACAATGGCGGCGGCTCCGGCATCTTCGGCCAGGCGGACGCGGTCGAGCCGGGCGGCGATGGGCGAGGCGCCGACCACGAAGGGGTGCGGCAGTTCGAGTCCGAGGTAAGTGGTTTTCAAGTCCATGATTAGTTCGCGTCTTCGTCGTTAGCGGTTCCGGCGGAGGCCATGAGCTGGTAGCGGGCGGCTTTCTCCTGCACGCGTTCCTGGGCCTGGCGGATCAGTTCGGCGGAGCGGTCGGGCTCGCTGTTCATGAGCATGCGGTAGCGCACCTCGTTTTCGATGTACTCGCGCAGCGGGATCTTCGGGGGTGGCGAGTCGAGTTTGAGCGCCGGTTCGCCGGTTAGGGTGCGCCGCGGGTCGTAGCGGTACAGCGGCCAGTGCCCGGAGGCGACGGCCTTTTTCTGCTGTTCGGGACCGAAGTTGAGGTTGTAGCCGTGGGCGATGCAATGGCTGTAGGCGATGATGAGCGAGGGCCCGTCGAAGCTCTCGGCCTCGGCCATGGCCTGGACGACCTGGCTGTCCTTGGCACCCATCGCGACGCTGGCGACGAAGACGTTGCCGTAGCCCATCGCGATCATGCCGAGGTCCTTCTTCGGGGTGGCCTTGCCGCCGGCGGCGAACTTGGCCACAGCCGCGAGCGGGGTGGACTTGGAAGACTGACCGCCGGTGTTGGAGTACACCTCGGTGTCGAGGACGAGGATATTGACATTGCGTCCGGAGGCCAGCACGTGGTCGAGCCCGCCGAAGCCGATGTCGTAGGCCCAGCCGTCACCGCCGATGCACCAGACGGACTTCTTTACGAGGAAGTCGGCCAGGTCGAGCAGCACGCGGCTTTCAGGCGTGTTGACCAGTTTGAGGCGGTTTTTGACCACCGCGACGCGGTCGCGCTGGGCGAAGATCTGCTCCTCGGTCTGCTGCGGGGCGTGAAGGATTTCACGCACCAAATTGTCCCCGAGTTCGGAGGCGCAGCGCTGGAGGTAGTGGCGGGCGATGTCGCCCTTGCGGTCAGCGGCCAGACGGATGCCGTAGCCGAACTCGGCGTTGTCCTCGAAGAGGGAGTTGGCCCAGGCCGGGCCGCGTCCGTCGGCGTTCTTGGAGTAGGGCGTGGTGGGCAGGTTACCCCCGTAGATGGAGGAGCAGCCGGTGGCGTTGGCCACCAGGAGGCGGTCGCCGAAGAGCTGCGTGAGGAGCTTGATGTACGGGGTCTCACCGCAACCGGCGCAGGCGCCGGAGTACTCGAAGAGCGGTTCGCGCAACTGGCTGTCCTTGACGGTGAGGCCGAGTTCGGCGCGGGGCGGAGCGGGCAGGTCGAGGAAGAAGTCGTAGTTCTTGCGTTCGCGTTCCACGCAGTCCTCGTGCGGCTCCATGTTGATGGCCTTGCGGCGCGGGTTGGCCTTGTCTTTGGCCGGGCAGATGGTGACGCACAGCCCGCAGCCGGTGCAGTCCTCGGGCGCGACCTGAATGGTGAAGAGGTTGCCCGGGTTGTTGCGGCTGCGGAAGGCGGTAGATCGGAACTCTTCCGGTGCGTCCGCGGCGGCTTCCTCGGGGTAGTACTTGGCGCGGATGGTGGCGTGCGGGCAGATCATGGCGCACTTGCCGCACTGGATGCAGATTTCCGGGTCCCAGATCGGGATCTCGGTGGCGATGTTGCGCTTTTCCCAGCGGGCGGTGTCGGTCGGCCAGCACCCGTCGATGGGCAGCGCGCTGACCGGCAGCCGGTCGCCTTCGCCACGCATCATGATCGCGGTGATATTTTTGACAAAGTCCGGGGCCTCGGCGGCGACGGTCGGCGGAATGACATCCTCCGAGGTCGGGGTGGCCGGGAGCGGGATCTCGTAAAGGTTGGCCACGGCGGCATCGACGGCGGCGTAGTTCTTCTGAACGATGGCCTCGCCCTTTTTGCCGTAGGTTTTCTTAATCGCCTTCTTGATCTGCGCGATGGCTTCGTCCTTGGGCAGGATGCCCGAGATGGCGAAGAAGCAGGTCTGCATGATCGTGTTGGTGCGCCCGCCCATGCCGGCTTCCTTGGCGACGTGGTAGGCGTCGATGGTGTAGAGCTGGACGTTTTTGCGGATCATGGCCTCCTGCACTTCGTGCGGGAGGTGGTTCCAGACCTTTTCGGGGCCGTAGGGCGAGTTGAGCAGGAAGACGGCGTTTTCGGCGGCGTACTTGAGCAGGTCGTACTGGCGCATGAACTGCCACTGGTGGCAGCCGACGAAGCGGGCGTTTTTGATCAGGTACGGGGCCTGGATGGCGCGGGGGCCGAAGCGCAGGTGCGAGACGGTCATGGCGCCGCTCTTCTTGCTGTCGTAGACGAAGTACGCCTGGGCGTAATTGTCGGTCTCCTCGCCGATGATCTTGATGGAGTTCTTGTTCGCCCCGACGGTGCCGTCCGAGCCCAGGCCGAAGAAGACGGCGCGGAAGATGTCGGGCGCTTCCAGATCGAAGTCCTCGCTGACGGGCAGGGAGGTGTTGGTCACGTCGTCGATGATCCCCACGGTGAAGCCCGTCTTGGGCGCGTCGGCCTTGAGATTGTCAAAGACGGCCTTGGCCATCGCGGGGTCGAATTCCTTCGAGCCGAGGCCGTAGCGGCCGCCGACGACCGTGA from Ruficoccus amylovorans includes these protein-coding regions:
- a CDS encoding SIS domain-containing protein, which gives rise to MKTAANADEFLFMADQFRLGELVTEQPHPLTRNLSELARHDLPQAVATLKEVDRLALEKLSACANGIQALAAAVGDTFAAGGNVFLCGCGATGRLSLALETLSREGILPPELAGRVTGFMAGGDAALIRSLEGFEDFPAYGERQLRELGFGEKDLLLAITEGGETPFVIGACEAAATISRRKPWFLYCNPDTTLARVAERSRRVLEHPGIHKLNLCVGPMALTGSTRMQASTVQMLAAGLALEHHAAPKEVPAALEDFNRLAMKTDWGFLAEFIAAESDHYTAGGHILYETDAYGITVLADTTERSPTFSLPAFENTRLPGQPASLCYLCLPHSPDSAAAWAHLLRRTPRCLEWEECRSVAGLETLLGFDISLKARTHRRSKNSDTFCILQSETGISLNLGPVSHQLALAEQPLLFRHLLLKLLLNTHSTLVMGRLGRYEGNLMTWVKPSNNKLIDRAVRFIRELYHRRTGQEADYAETARVLYRVRETLGPDEAIVLKTLDALSCS
- a CDS encoding dihydroorotate dehydrogenase-like protein → MDLKTTYLGLELPHPFVVGASPIAARLDRVRLAEDAGAAAIVMNSLFEEQIIHHEEGLQKHVLSHEDSFAEATSYFPSADEFDLGPDEYLERIREIKQAVDIPVIASLNGTNLGTWTEYAKYMEEAGADALELNLYYQPRSAEESSEQVEGNFVEIVEKVRQSVKLPLAVKLSPFFSSLPNFIKRIEDKGANAAVIFNRFYQPDIDIENLEAVPSLKLSDSSELLLRLRWLAILSGRTQLDLAVTGGVHTAEDAIKAVMAGADCIQLVSTLLRHGLPQLTKLRNEMAQWMEEKEYDSLEQMKGSMSYQHAPNPEAIERANYLRILQSWDVEA
- the nifJ gene encoding pyruvate:ferredoxin (flavodoxin) oxidoreductase; protein product: MTQSLSIKDANEAVAQIAYRLSETISIYPITPSSPMAEHCDEWSSQRKPNLWGVVPEVTQMQSEGGVAGAVHGALLGGTLTTTFTASQGLLLMIPNMYKIAGELLPFCMHVTARSLATQGLSIFGDHSDVMACRQTGFAMLASNSVQEAHDMAAVCHAATLKCRVPFMHFFDGFRTSHEINTYEPLPEEVIKDLIDEKAISDFRKRGMSPDDPFIHGTAQNPDVYFQGREASNPFYHVLPEAVTEAMNKLGKATGRHYSLVDYAGDPEADRVVVVMGSGAETCEQTANWLNQNGEKVGVIKVRLYRPFPLDAFIDAIPASVKSIAVLDRTKEPGSLGEPLYQDVITALAQRPLRREITVVGGRYGLGSKEFDPAMAKAVFDNLKADAPKTGFTVGIIDDVTNTSLPVSEDFDLEAPDIFRAVFFGLGSDGTVGANKNSIKIIGEETDNYAQAYFVYDSKKSGAMTVSHLRFGPRAIQAPYLIKNARFVGCHQWQFMRQYDLLKYAAENAVFLLNSPYGPEKVWNHLPHEVQEAMIRKNVQLYTIDAYHVAKEAGMGGRTNTIMQTCFFAISGILPKDEAIAQIKKAIKKTYGKKGEAIVQKNYAAVDAAVANLYEIPLPATPTSEDVIPPTVAAEAPDFVKNITAIMMRGEGDRLPVSALPIDGCWPTDTARWEKRNIATEIPIWDPEICIQCGKCAMICPHATIRAKYYPEEAAADAPEEFRSTAFRSRNNPGNLFTIQVAPEDCTGCGLCVTICPAKDKANPRRKAINMEPHEDCVERERKNYDFFLDLPAPPRAELGLTVKDSQLREPLFEYSGACAGCGETPYIKLLTQLFGDRLLVANATGCSSIYGGNLPTTPYSKNADGRGPAWANSLFEDNAEFGYGIRLAADRKGDIARHYLQRCASELGDNLVREILHAPQQTEEQIFAQRDRVAVVKNRLKLVNTPESRVLLDLADFLVKKSVWCIGGDGWAYDIGFGGLDHVLASGRNVNILVLDTEVYSNTGGQSSKSTPLAAVAKFAAGGKATPKKDLGMIAMGYGNVFVASVAMGAKDSQVVQAMAEAESFDGPSLIIAYSHCIAHGYNLNFGPEQQKKAVASGHWPLYRYDPRRTLTGEPALKLDSPPPKIPLREYIENEVRYRMLMNSEPDRSAELIRQAQERVQEKAARYQLMASAGTANDEDAN